A portion of the Methanomicrobia archaeon genome contains these proteins:
- a CDS encoding ABC transporter ATP-binding protein — MEAVKKMKEVLRIEELRKHFGALDVLNGVNFNIHGGEFICILGPSGCGKTTILRIIAQLELFDSGRIFIHGTEIATERESYLGDLSVVFQEPRMLYWRTVEENVKLALELKRGTVTDGDEAIVRAALSLVGLADFWDAFPHELSGGMKQRVALARALVTDPSILVMDEPLTGLDVRTREELQDEILRIWREKSMTAIFVTHDPLEAIYMADRIIVLSDRPTKVKATLNVGLSRPRDRGAREFRVLENRIRELFSDETVAQ, encoded by the coding sequence ATGGAAGCGGTAAAAAAAATGAAAGAGGTTTTAAGAATCGAGGAACTTCGTAAGCATTTTGGCGCTCTTGATGTGTTGAACGGAGTCAATTTTAATATCCACGGAGGCGAATTTATTTGTATATTGGGGCCGTCGGGCTGTGGTAAGACGACAATCCTGCGCATAATAGCCCAGCTCGAACTCTTTGATTCCGGTAGAATTTTCATTCACGGGACTGAGATTGCAACTGAAAGAGAGAGCTACCTTGGCGATCTGAGTGTAGTCTTCCAGGAGCCGAGGATGCTCTACTGGAGGACGGTAGAGGAAAATGTAAAACTCGCTCTTGAATTAAAAAGGGGTACGGTCACCGACGGAGATGAAGCGATTGTGAGAGCGGCGCTTTCATTGGTCGGGCTGGCGGATTTTTGGGATGCATTTCCTCACGAGTTGAGTGGTGGGATGAAGCAAAGGGTTGCTCTTGCTAGAGCTCTTGTAACCGATCCAAGTATATTGGTTATGGATGAGCCCCTCACGGGTCTGGATGTACGAACGCGAGAGGAATTACAAGACGAGATCCTGAGAATATGGAGGGAGAAGAGCATGACGGCGATCTTCGTCACACATGACCCCCTGGAAGCCATTTACATGGCCGATCGCATAATCGTGCTCTCAGATCGTCCGACGAAAGTGAAAGCCACGCTCAATGTGGGATTGAGTAGGCCGCGAGACAGAGGTGCTAGGGAATTTAGGGTATTGGAGAACAGGATAAGAGAGCTTTTCTCTGATGAAACGGTAGCTCAATAA
- a CDS encoding ABC transporter permease subunit: protein MLLSSESGWYHIGVTTYRVLFGTFFGSCLGIMFGILPRYSRRAEYAISSVVYPLFESIPAICWVLVFVVWFGMSNKTPILAISAAVIPFFIINIWEGVKELDENLVEMAMTYTRNRLRILQKIILPMLYPYAFSAFKTAFEIAWKVVILGEVFGAASGIGYMLWVSYEVYAIENVFAWTLCCAIIIILFDYGIFNSIDRRYMRRWKR, encoded by the coding sequence ATGCTCTTATCGTCAGAGAGCGGCTGGTATCACATTGGAGTGACTACTTACAGGGTACTCTTTGGGACTTTCTTCGGCTCGTGTCTGGGCATCATGTTCGGGATACTACCGAGATATAGCAGGAGAGCAGAATATGCCATCAGTTCGGTGGTTTATCCCTTATTTGAATCCATTCCCGCGATTTGTTGGGTCTTGGTCTTTGTGGTCTGGTTTGGAATGTCAAATAAGACGCCCATATTGGCAATTTCAGCAGCGGTCATTCCGTTCTTCATAATAAATATCTGGGAAGGAGTGAAAGAGTTGGACGAGAATTTAGTTGAAATGGCAATGACCTACACAAGAAATAGGCTGCGAATACTGCAGAAGATAATATTGCCGATGCTTTATCCTTATGCTTTCTCTGCATTCAAGACCGCTTTTGAAATAGCGTGGAAAGTGGTCATTTTGGGAGAAGTCTTCGGCGCCGCGAGTGGAATCGGCTACATGTTATGGGTATCATACGAGGTCTATGCCATAGAAAACGTGTTTGCCTGGACACTCTGCTGTGCAATAATAATCATACTGTTTGATTATGGTATTTTCAACTCTATTGACAGACGATATATGAGGAGATGGAAGCGGTAA